The following coding sequences are from one Phenylobacterium glaciei window:
- a CDS encoding PepSY domain-containing protein, which translates to MKRSIAIAVLLLALTPVASQAQGYPDYGRPSYGVHGDQDEARAAVRGGRQVPLSQVIARIAARTPGRQLNTTMGDSSGRPAYFVQWQTPDGRVMIFIVDAESGQILSREGG; encoded by the coding sequence ATGAAGCGTTCCATCGCCATAGCCGTCCTTCTCCTGGCGCTCACCCCGGTGGCGTCCCAGGCGCAGGGCTATCCGGACTACGGGCGGCCGTCCTACGGCGTCCACGGGGACCAGGATGAGGCCCGCGCCGCCGTGCGCGGCGGCCGTCAGGTGCCGCTGTCGCAGGTGATCGCCAGGATCGCCGCGCGCACGCCTGGCCGCCAGCTCAACACCACCATGGGCGACTCTTCCGGCCGCCCGGCCTATTTCGTTCAGTGGCAGACCCCCGACGGCCGGGTGATGATCTTCATCGTCGACGCCGAGAGCGGCCAGATCCTGTCACGCGAAGGCGGATAA
- a CDS encoding TonB family protein — MWAVLATLAFALQTPSEGGAAPEPVTAAMAQANKARVATRPVYKSGPSPDIPEAVRATGAHGKVVVSGVIGADGRFTETKVAVSSRSSLLDAAALEQVSAMIFEPARDAEGVALSLPARTPLEFTNAKSEGKGGGVLRYGCSQFARDYDWWYATWPATEHDDFYYLVLGLSALSTASASGRFDVASFGKGYEGFEPRWKAAVEACRKAPQRLFIDVFKPEGDFLRRGAAGR, encoded by the coding sequence ATGTGGGCGGTTCTCGCAACTCTGGCGTTCGCGCTTCAAACCCCGTCCGAAGGCGGCGCCGCCCCGGAGCCGGTGACGGCCGCCATGGCTCAGGCGAACAAGGCGCGGGTCGCGACGCGGCCGGTCTACAAGTCCGGCCCGTCGCCTGACATCCCGGAAGCCGTCCGCGCCACCGGGGCGCACGGCAAGGTCGTGGTCTCCGGCGTCATTGGCGCCGATGGCCGGTTCACGGAGACGAAGGTGGCTGTGAGCAGCCGCTCCAGCCTGCTGGACGCCGCGGCGCTGGAACAGGTCTCCGCCATGATTTTCGAACCGGCGCGCGATGCCGAAGGGGTGGCCTTGAGTCTGCCCGCCAGAACCCCGCTGGAGTTCACCAACGCCAAGTCGGAAGGCAAGGGCGGTGGCGTGCTTCGCTACGGCTGCAGTCAGTTCGCCCGCGATTACGACTGGTGGTATGCGACCTGGCCCGCCACGGAGCATGACGATTTCTACTATCTGGTCCTCGGCCTTTCGGCCCTCAGCACGGCGTCCGCGAGCGGGCGGTTCGACGTCGCTTCCTTCGGCAAGGGCTACGAAGGCTTCGAGCCGCGCTGGAAGGCGGCGGTGGAGGCTTGCCGTAAGGCCCCGCAGCGGCTGTTCATCGACGTGTTCAAACCGGAAGGCGACTTTCTGCGGCGCGGCGCGGCCGGCCGCTGA
- a CDS encoding MmcQ/YjbR family DNA-binding protein has product MRDPAAALQAHLDAKPGAVGAPLPSAKGVLLYKLMGKMFAILTVRGDPSVILKCDPHLVEILKEQYQGVGHRSHLDRRFWICVTLDSDVPPQEIERLVGGSYDLVRAGLTRKQKAELDALS; this is encoded by the coding sequence ATGCGTGATCCCGCCGCCGCCCTGCAGGCGCACCTCGACGCCAAGCCCGGGGCGGTGGGCGCCCCGCTGCCCTCGGCCAAGGGCGTCCTGCTCTACAAGCTCATGGGTAAGATGTTCGCCATCCTGACCGTGCGCGGCGATCCCTCCGTCATCCTGAAATGCGACCCCCACCTCGTGGAGATCCTCAAGGAACAGTACCAGGGTGTCGGCCACCGCAGCCACCTCGACCGCCGCTTCTGGATCTGCGTGACCCTGGACTCCGACGTGCCGCCGCAGGAGATCGAGCGGCTGGTGGGCGGCTCCTACGACCTGGTCCGCGCGGGCCTGACCCGCAAGCAGAAGGCCGAGCTCGACGCGCTCTCCTGA
- a CDS encoding VOC family protein — translation MLHDSKIQPMLATTNPEAAKRFYGDLLGLRLLEEDRFALTYDGADVPLRLSKVSAFSPQPFTALGWRVPDVRAAAKDLAAKGVVFERFEGMDQDEVGVWTPPGGAGGVCWFKDPDGNLLSLSH, via the coding sequence ATGCTCCACGACAGCAAGATCCAGCCGATGCTGGCGACCACGAACCCCGAGGCCGCCAAGCGGTTCTATGGCGACCTGCTGGGCCTGCGCCTCCTGGAGGAGGATCGGTTCGCCCTGACCTATGACGGGGCCGACGTCCCGCTCCGCCTGAGCAAGGTGTCCGCCTTCTCGCCACAGCCCTTCACGGCCCTGGGCTGGCGCGTGCCCGACGTCCGCGCGGCGGCCAAGGACCTCGCGGCCAAGGGCGTCGTCTTCGAGCGCTTCGAGGGCATGGACCAGGATGAGGTCGGCGTCTGGACCCCGCCGGGCGGCGCGGGCGGCGTCTGCTGGTTCAAGGACCCTGACGGCAACCTGCTGTCCCTGTCCCACTAG
- a CDS encoding DnaJ C-terminal domain-containing protein, with the protein MAGDPYQELGVSRGASADELRKAFRKLAKKHHPDTNPGDKASEEKFKRVSAAFDIVGDVDKRKKFDAGEIDADGRETARGFGGGGGGPWGQQGAGFGGGGGWSPRGQAEGPDIDLSDILGEMLGRGGRGAQGGQGGGFGGFSQRGGDVRAKLEIDLEDTIHGPKKRIAFSDGRTIDVSIPKGAEEGQTLRLKGQGSPGRSGPGDAFIEMTIRPHPLYRREGDNLVMDLPVSIPDAILGGKVQAPTPDGPVNVSVPKGGGSSLRLKGRGLSDAKGKRGDLLARIVLVLPETIDPELEAFAETWRAERPYTPRRR; encoded by the coding sequence TTGGCTGGCGATCCCTATCAGGAACTCGGTGTGTCCCGCGGCGCGAGCGCCGACGAGCTCCGCAAGGCGTTCCGCAAGCTCGCCAAGAAGCATCACCCCGACACCAATCCGGGCGACAAGGCCTCGGAGGAGAAGTTCAAGCGCGTCAGCGCGGCCTTCGACATCGTCGGCGACGTCGACAAGCGCAAGAAGTTCGACGCCGGCGAGATCGACGCTGACGGCCGTGAGACCGCGCGAGGCTTTGGCGGTGGGGGCGGCGGTCCCTGGGGTCAGCAGGGCGCTGGCTTTGGCGGCGGTGGCGGCTGGAGTCCGCGCGGCCAGGCTGAAGGCCCCGACATCGACCTCTCCGACATTCTGGGCGAAATGCTGGGCCGGGGCGGGCGCGGCGCCCAGGGCGGGCAGGGCGGCGGCTTCGGCGGCTTCTCCCAGCGCGGCGGCGACGTGCGCGCCAAGCTTGAGATCGACCTCGAAGACACCATCCACGGCCCCAAGAAGCGCATCGCCTTCTCCGACGGCCGCACCATCGACGTCTCCATTCCCAAGGGCGCGGAAGAGGGCCAGACCCTGCGCCTGAAGGGCCAGGGCTCCCCCGGCCGCTCCGGCCCCGGCGACGCCTTCATCGAAATGACCATTCGCCCGCACCCGCTTTACCGGCGGGAGGGCGACAACCTGGTGATGGACCTGCCGGTCTCCATCCCCGACGCCATCCTGGGCGGCAAGGTCCAGGCGCCCACCCCCGACGGCCCGGTCAATGTCTCGGTCCCCAAGGGCGGCGGCTCTTCTCTGCGGCTCAAGGGCCGGGGCCTGTCGGACGCCAAGGGCAAGCGCGGCGACTTGCTGGCCCGCATCGTCCTGGTGCTGCCCGAGACCATCGATCCCGAGCTGGAAGCCTTCGCCGAGACCTGGCGCGCCGAGCGGCCCTACACGCCGCGCCGCCGTTAG
- a CDS encoding DUF805 domain-containing protein yields the protein MSIVKLFLWPRGRIGALSFWRALLVLLLVLFAVDLANYVAGGLHPLQMRFYLGLFCLFCWLCLAAKRLEDAGRSRFLAAIPAALLIAGLACVAFLVGALDGRSPAPTTMLGVIGPVAGIVVFLGSTLWIGLLKPRPS from the coding sequence ATGAGCATTGTCAAACTCTTCCTCTGGCCGCGCGGCCGCATCGGAGCCTTGAGCTTCTGGCGCGCCCTGCTGGTGCTGTTGCTGGTGCTCTTCGCCGTTGATCTCGCCAACTATGTGGCGGGCGGGCTGCATCCGTTGCAGATGCGGTTCTATCTCGGACTCTTCTGCCTGTTCTGCTGGCTGTGCCTGGCGGCCAAGCGGCTGGAGGACGCCGGACGTTCGCGGTTCCTGGCGGCGATCCCGGCGGCCTTGCTGATCGCCGGCCTGGCCTGCGTGGCCTTCCTGGTGGGCGCGCTGGACGGGAGAAGCCCTGCCCCAACCACTATGCTCGGCGTCATCGGCCCGGTGGCGGGGATTGTGGTGTTCCTGGGATCGACGCTGTGGATCGGGCTCCTGAAGCCCCGCCCCTCCTGA
- a CDS encoding YcgN family cysteine cluster protein codes for MATRPYWETKSLRQMTGPEWESLCDGCGLCCLVRFEDEDSGEIIPTRVHCRLLDAQTCACSNYAGRKKHVPDCIKLTPQNVDQLAWMPLSCAYRRINEGRGLADWHPLISGDPESVHRAGVSVRGETISEDELKDPEDAMAYVAYDLMEERGDD; via the coding sequence ATGGCGACGAGACCTTACTGGGAAACGAAATCACTCCGCCAGATGACGGGGCCTGAGTGGGAGAGCCTATGTGACGGCTGCGGGCTTTGCTGTCTTGTTCGCTTCGAGGATGAAGATTCCGGAGAGATCATACCCACCCGCGTGCATTGTCGCCTGCTCGACGCCCAGACCTGCGCCTGCAGTAACTATGCTGGGCGAAAGAAACATGTCCCCGACTGCATAAAATTGACCCCGCAGAATGTCGACCAGCTCGCCTGGATGCCGCTCTCCTGCGCCTACCGCCGCATTAATGAGGGCCGCGGCCTGGCCGACTGGCACCCCTTGATCTCCGGCGATCCCGAGAGCGTCCACCGCGCCGGCGTCTCGGTGCGCGGCGAAACCATCAGCGAGGACGAACTCAAGGACCCCGAGGACGCCATGGCCTATGTCGCCTACGACCTCATGGAAGAGCGCGGCGACGACTAG
- a CDS encoding transglycosylase domain-containing protein — translation MPDWNLDPYKFPDSKPGQPSPAEPAHEPAPVDEPVEHFRADLPKPKTAKVKAEKPPKAKRGGGGSGGGGFTFGGGGPRKAKSLNWLWTTLAVIAAVGALLVLGGAVYVQQVYLKDIPPLPEREALYAINRAPAIKFFDKTGALIAARGPKYGDRVTLTQLPDYVPRAFLAAEDRRFYQHGAVDPWAIVRAARANYAAGRVVEGGSTLSQQLAKGLFLTPDQTMTRKIQEAVMAQRLEKMLSKDEVLELYLNRIYFGANTFGIDGASRTYFGKPASQLTLSEAALLASLPKAPSRMALNRNMAGALERQRLVLERMQGEGWVTAADAAAAAARPPLISPNALANDGDMGYALDYATNEVLKLVGPNSPDLMVRLTIDPKLQATGAGILRQVIATEGKAAGASQASMVALSSEGAIRTMVGGLDYNASVFNRAVQARRQPGSSFKPFVYAAALEKGVMPTDVRIDGPVKFGDWKPENYGGGYRGAVTVETALAHSINTVAVKLAQEVGGPAISELTRRFGITTIPANPNLSVALGSYEVPLIEMVSGFQVFQTGGARITPYMVDEIKTVGGQPVFLHQTSSPVPAYDIARASMMVKMMKKVITGGTGTRANFGRPAAGKTGTSQNWRDAWFVGFTPDYVAGVWVGNDDDKPMNRITGGVMSAAIWRQFMVVAHEKLPIRDFDWLLPDPEPELEADPRNDFYQGLSDEFSAAARDAEAAIPPDPVAPKPEAEKPVVEDIPF, via the coding sequence GTGCCCGACTGGAATCTCGACCCCTACAAGTTCCCGGACTCCAAGCCCGGCCAGCCGTCGCCGGCTGAGCCGGCGCACGAGCCCGCGCCGGTGGATGAGCCGGTCGAGCACTTCCGGGCCGATCTGCCCAAGCCGAAGACCGCCAAGGTGAAGGCCGAGAAGCCGCCGAAAGCCAAGCGCGGCGGCGGCGGCTCCGGTGGCGGCGGCTTCACCTTCGGCGGCGGCGGCCCCCGCAAGGCCAAGAGCCTCAACTGGCTTTGGACCACGCTGGCGGTCATCGCCGCGGTGGGGGCCCTGCTGGTGCTGGGGGGCGCGGTCTATGTCCAGCAGGTCTATCTGAAGGACATCCCGCCCCTGCCCGAGCGCGAGGCGCTCTATGCGATCAACCGGGCGCCGGCGATCAAGTTCTTCGACAAGACCGGGGCGCTGATCGCCGCACGCGGGCCGAAGTACGGCGACCGGGTCACCCTGACCCAGCTTCCCGACTATGTGCCGCGCGCCTTCCTGGCCGCCGAGGACCGCCGCTTCTATCAGCACGGCGCCGTCGACCCCTGGGCCATCGTACGCGCCGCACGCGCCAACTACGCCGCCGGCCGGGTGGTGGAGGGCGGCTCGACCCTGTCGCAGCAGCTGGCCAAGGGCCTGTTCCTGACGCCGGACCAGACCATGACGCGGAAGATCCAGGAGGCCGTCATGGCCCAGCGCCTGGAGAAGATGCTCAGCAAGGACGAGGTCCTCGAGCTCTACCTCAACCGCATCTATTTCGGGGCCAACACCTTCGGCATCGACGGCGCGAGCCGCACCTATTTCGGCAAACCCGCCAGCCAGCTGACCCTGTCGGAAGCCGCCCTGCTGGCCAGCCTGCCCAAGGCGCCGTCGCGCATGGCGCTGAACCGCAACATGGCCGGCGCCCTGGAACGCCAGCGCCTGGTGCTGGAGCGCATGCAAGGCGAGGGCTGGGTCACCGCGGCGGACGCCGCCGCCGCCGCCGCGCGGCCGCCGCTGATCAGCCCCAACGCCTTGGCCAATGACGGGGACATGGGCTACGCGCTCGACTACGCCACCAACGAAGTTCTGAAACTCGTCGGCCCCAACTCGCCCGACCTGATGGTGCGCCTGACCATCGATCCCAAGCTGCAGGCCACCGGCGCGGGCATCCTGCGGCAGGTGATCGCCACCGAGGGCAAGGCCGCCGGCGCGTCGCAGGCCAGCATGGTGGCCCTCTCCTCGGAAGGCGCGATCCGCACCATGGTGGGCGGCCTCGACTACAACGCCAGCGTCTTCAACCGCGCGGTCCAGGCCAGGCGCCAGCCCGGCTCGTCCTTCAAGCCCTTCGTCTATGCCGCGGCGCTGGAAAAGGGCGTCATGCCCACCGACGTGCGCATCGACGGACCGGTGAAGTTCGGCGACTGGAAGCCCGAGAACTATGGCGGCGGCTATCGCGGCGCGGTGACGGTGGAGACGGCCCTGGCCCACTCCATCAACACCGTGGCGGTGAAGCTGGCCCAGGAGGTCGGCGGCCCGGCGATCAGCGAGCTGACCCGCCGCTTCGGCATCACCACCATCCCGGCCAATCCGAACCTGTCGGTGGCCCTGGGCTCCTACGAGGTGCCGCTGATCGAGATGGTCTCCGGCTTCCAGGTCTTCCAGACCGGCGGCGCCCGGATCACGCCGTACATGGTCGACGAGATCAAGACCGTCGGCGGCCAGCCGGTCTTCCTGCACCAGACCTCGTCGCCTGTGCCCGCCTACGACATCGCCCGCGCCAGCATGATGGTGAAGATGATGAAGAAGGTGATCACGGGCGGCACCGGCACGCGGGCCAACTTCGGCCGTCCGGCGGCGGGCAAGACCGGCACCAGCCAGAACTGGCGCGACGCCTGGTTCGTCGGCTTCACGCCCGACTATGTGGCCGGGGTCTGGGTGGGCAACGACGACGACAAGCCGATGAACCGCATCACCGGGGGCGTCATGTCGGCGGCCATCTGGCGGCAGTTCATGGTGGTGGCCCACGAGAAACTGCCGATCCGCGACTTCGACTGGCTGCTGCCCGATCCCGAGCCCGAGCTGGAGGCCGATCCCCGCAACGACTTCTACCAGGGCCTGTCCGACGAATTCTCCGCCGCCGCCCGCGACGCCGAAGCCGCGATCCCGCCCGATCCGGTGGCGCCGAAGCCCGAGGCGGAGAAGCCGGTGGTCGAGGACATTCCGTTCTAA
- a CDS encoding ABC-F family ATP-binding cassette domain-containing protein translates to MKPPILALKNVRLADGPKMLFDGVDLSVDPRSRACLVGRNGAGKTTLLKMLAGQIQPDDGERAVQPATRIAYVPQEPEIVGATLLEHCIAGGAAEYQAQAALDIFGIDPEKSTSGLSGGEIRRVALSRAFAEDPDLLLLDEPTNHLDILAIETLEAELASSRAAMVIVSHDRAFLERTTKRSFWLEHRKVRRLDKGFAAFDGWVEQVMAAEAEEGRKIDKKLEQEEHWLQRGVTGRRARNEGRRRALMDLRQVKVERLREVRGDMNMGIASSGLSGQRVIEAKGIAKGFGERTLLKSFSTRILRGDRVAIVGPNGAGKTTLVKMLLGQIPPDEGSVKLGANLEIAYIDQARADLKPDMMLRDVLTPLGGDQVMVRGLPKHVNAYAKDFLFTDAQIRQPVRSLSGGERNRLLLARALATPANLLILDEPTNDLDMDTLDLLEDLLADFEGTLILVSHDRDFIDRLATSTIALNGRGDVVETPGGWQDFLRQNPGYFSAIAQAPPAPSAPKAAAKAPPPPPEPKKTTKLSFKDQHRLKEAEGLMVTLPAKIAKLEADMADPALYTRDPSGFDRMTKSHAHAQAELAKAEQDWMALEEMREALEAGR, encoded by the coding sequence ATGAAGCCACCCATCCTCGCCTTGAAGAATGTCCGTCTGGCCGACGGGCCGAAAATGCTGTTCGACGGGGTCGACCTGTCGGTGGATCCGCGCTCGCGCGCCTGCCTGGTGGGGCGCAACGGGGCGGGCAAGACCACCCTGCTGAAGATGCTGGCCGGCCAGATCCAGCCCGACGACGGCGAACGCGCCGTGCAGCCGGCGACCCGCATCGCCTATGTTCCGCAGGAGCCGGAGATCGTCGGCGCCACCCTGCTGGAGCACTGCATCGCCGGCGGTGCGGCCGAGTACCAGGCTCAGGCGGCCCTGGACATTTTCGGCATCGATCCGGAGAAGTCGACCTCGGGCCTGTCCGGCGGCGAGATCCGCCGCGTGGCGCTGTCGCGCGCCTTCGCCGAGGACCCTGACCTGCTGCTGCTGGACGAGCCCACCAACCACCTGGACATCCTGGCCATCGAGACCCTGGAGGCCGAGCTCGCCTCCAGCCGCGCGGCCATGGTCATCGTCAGCCACGACCGCGCCTTCCTGGAGCGCACCACCAAGCGCAGCTTCTGGCTGGAGCACCGCAAGGTCCGCCGCCTGGACAAGGGCTTCGCCGCCTTCGATGGGTGGGTCGAGCAGGTCATGGCCGCCGAGGCCGAGGAAGGGCGGAAGATCGACAAGAAGCTGGAGCAGGAAGAGCACTGGCTGCAGCGCGGGGTCACCGGCCGCCGGGCCCGCAACGAAGGCCGCAGGCGAGCCCTGATGGACCTGCGGCAGGTCAAGGTCGAACGCCTGCGCGAGGTGCGCGGCGACATGAACATGGGCATCGCCTCCTCCGGCCTGTCTGGCCAGCGGGTGATCGAGGCCAAGGGGATCGCCAAGGGCTTCGGCGAGCGCACCCTGTTGAAGAGCTTCTCCACCCGCATCCTGCGCGGCGACCGGGTGGCCATCGTCGGCCCCAATGGGGCGGGCAAGACCACCCTGGTGAAGATGCTGCTGGGGCAGATCCCGCCAGACGAGGGCTCGGTGAAGCTGGGAGCCAACCTGGAGATCGCCTATATCGACCAGGCCCGGGCCGACCTCAAGCCCGACATGATGCTGCGCGACGTGCTGACCCCGCTGGGGGGCGACCAGGTGATGGTGCGCGGCCTGCCCAAGCACGTGAACGCCTACGCCAAGGACTTCCTGTTCACCGACGCCCAGATCCGCCAGCCGGTGCGCAGCCTGTCCGGCGGCGAGCGCAACCGCCTGCTGCTGGCGCGCGCCCTGGCCACCCCCGCCAACCTGCTGATCCTGGATGAGCCCACCAACGATCTGGACATGGACACGCTGGACCTGCTCGAGGACCTGCTGGCCGACTTCGAAGGCACGCTGATCCTGGTGAGCCACGACCGCGACTTCATCGACCGGCTGGCCACCTCCACCATCGCCTTGAACGGACGCGGCGACGTGGTGGAGACGCCGGGCGGCTGGCAGGACTTCCTGCGGCAGAACCCCGGCTATTTCAGCGCGATCGCGCAGGCCCCCCCGGCCCCGTCGGCGCCCAAGGCCGCGGCCAAGGCGCCGCCGCCCCCGCCCGAGCCGAAGAAGACCACCAAGCTGTCGTTCAAGGATCAGCACCGGCTGAAGGAGGCCGAAGGGCTGATGGTCACCCTGCCGGCCAAGATCGCCAAGCTGGAGGCCGACATGGCCGATCCGGCCCTCTACACCCGCGATCCCTCAGGCTTTGACCGGATGACCAAGTCCCACGCGCACGCCCAGGCCGAACTGGCCAAGGCCGAGCAGGACTGGATGGCGCTGGAAGAAATGCGCGAGGCGCTGGAGGCGGGCCGGTAG
- a CDS encoding ATP-binding protein — protein sequence MLAKPSRDLILTVSLTVTFVAATLFSLALSKGESGVAAIWLSNGVLAAMFLLLPWRWSAPAAAVCFLANFLGGLLMGNPLSLGLIFPVLNFTEAFAAAWLARKACGQTMRLTSLKRVAQLLLFAIVPATAASSVVAADVLTLFDRSFNVVLSTWFYAHGLGMAIALPAVLLIARADAVRDFHREWPEQFGLYCLMAAVSVLAFVPVRFPTPIVIFPMMALIAFRLGPRGAAVSAMMLASISSSLVLGAQETHTGATWSLLEKTRGIQFLIGVNFFTSLATALAIADQKRLKRLWASRTRVARAAQARAVAAGKAKSEFLATMSHEIRTPMNSIIGFTEVLMKRSDLPEGAGRQLTLIDRAGSSLLTVVNDILDFSKMEAGEVDLSPRSVEPRAVAQDTLAIVAEVARRKGLDLQFHTSGEAERQVMIDDQRVRQILLNLLSNALKFTERGRVRLDLDVTVEGGVSTLRFVVTDTGIGIPTEQATKLFKRFSQADSTVSRSHGGTGLGLAICKGLTELMGGRIGLDSAAGFGSVFWFEIDAPHAQAEAAPAPGMRKIGELGAKVLLVDDHPVNRELGATVLTLLGCEVVLAENGEEAVAAARDGTCDLILMDVHMPRMDGLEATRLIRGLGGACATIPIIAMSADVMPEMEERCLKAGMVDAVGKPIQIEALHAVLAKWLDHAREAAA from the coding sequence ATGCTGGCCAAGCCTTCGCGCGATCTGATCCTGACCGTCAGCCTGACCGTGACCTTCGTCGCGGCCACGTTGTTCAGCCTCGCCCTGTCGAAGGGCGAGTCGGGGGTCGCCGCGATCTGGCTGTCGAATGGGGTGCTGGCGGCGATGTTCCTGCTGCTGCCCTGGCGGTGGAGCGCTCCGGCCGCCGCCGTCTGCTTCCTGGCGAACTTCCTGGGCGGCCTGCTCATGGGAAATCCGCTCAGCCTCGGCCTGATTTTCCCGGTGCTGAACTTCACCGAGGCCTTCGCCGCCGCCTGGCTGGCCCGCAAGGCCTGCGGCCAGACCATGCGGCTCACCAGCCTCAAGCGCGTGGCCCAACTGCTGCTGTTCGCCATCGTCCCGGCCACGGCCGCCAGCTCCGTGGTGGCGGCCGACGTGCTGACCCTGTTCGACCGCAGCTTCAATGTGGTGCTGAGCACCTGGTTCTACGCCCACGGCCTGGGCATGGCGATCGCCCTGCCCGCCGTGCTGCTGATCGCCCGCGCCGACGCGGTGCGTGACTTCCACCGCGAATGGCCAGAGCAGTTCGGCCTCTACTGCCTGATGGCGGCGGTCAGCGTCCTGGCCTTCGTGCCGGTGCGGTTCCCGACCCCGATCGTGATCTTCCCGATGATGGCCCTGATCGCCTTCCGCCTGGGTCCGCGCGGCGCGGCGGTCTCAGCCATGATGCTGGCCTCGATCTCATCGAGCCTGGTGCTCGGCGCGCAGGAAACCCACACCGGCGCCACCTGGAGCCTGCTGGAAAAGACCCGCGGCATCCAGTTCCTGATCGGCGTCAACTTCTTCACCAGCCTGGCCACGGCCCTGGCCATCGCCGACCAGAAGCGCCTGAAGCGCCTGTGGGCCAGCCGCACCCGGGTGGCGCGCGCCGCCCAGGCCCGCGCCGTGGCCGCCGGCAAGGCCAAGTCGGAATTCCTGGCCACCATGAGCCACGAGATCCGCACGCCGATGAACAGCATCATCGGCTTCACCGAGGTGCTGATGAAGCGGAGCGACCTGCCCGAGGGGGCCGGCCGCCAGCTGACCCTGATCGACAGGGCAGGCTCCTCCCTGCTCACCGTGGTCAACGACATTCTCGACTTCTCCAAGATGGAGGCCGGCGAGGTGGACCTGTCGCCGCGCTCCGTCGAGCCGCGCGCCGTGGCCCAGGACACGCTCGCCATCGTCGCCGAGGTGGCCCGCCGCAAGGGGCTGGACCTGCAGTTCCACACCAGCGGCGAAGCCGAGCGCCAGGTGATGATCGACGACCAGCGGGTGCGCCAGATCCTGCTGAACCTGCTGTCCAACGCTCTGAAGTTCACCGAGCGCGGCCGGGTGCGGCTGGACCTTGACGTCACCGTCGAGGGCGGCGTCTCCACCCTGCGCTTCGTGGTCACCGACACCGGGATCGGCATCCCCACCGAGCAGGCGACAAAACTGTTCAAACGCTTCAGCCAGGCCGACTCCACGGTCAGCCGCAGCCATGGCGGCACGGGCCTGGGCCTGGCCATCTGCAAGGGCCTGACCGAGCTGATGGGCGGTCGCATCGGCCTCGACAGCGCCGCGGGCTTCGGCTCGGTGTTCTGGTTCGAGATCGACGCGCCCCACGCGCAGGCCGAGGCGGCGCCCGCCCCGGGCATGCGCAAGATCGGCGAGCTGGGGGCCAAGGTGCTGCTGGTGGATGACCACCCGGTGAACCGCGAGCTGGGGGCCACCGTCCTGACCCTGCTGGGCTGCGAGGTGGTGCTGGCCGAGAACGGCGAGGAGGCCGTGGCCGCCGCCCGCGACGGGACCTGCGACCTGATCCTGATGGACGTGCACATGCCGCGCATGGATGGGCTGGAAGCCACCCGGCTGATCCGTGGCCTGGGCGGCGCCTGCGCCACCATACCGATCATCGCCATGAGCGCCGACGTCATGCCCGAGATGGAAGAGCGCTGCCTGAAGGCCGGCATGGTCGACGCCGTCGGCAAGCCGATCCAGATCGAGGCCCTGCACGCGGTGCTGGCCAAGTGGCTGGACCACGCGCGGGAAGCCGCGGCTTAA
- a CDS encoding ABC transporter substrate-binding protein — translation MHALRTLAFAALAVLAVACSPAKKAEAPAAGAPTVIKFATDWRAQAEHGGFYEAVANGEYAKRGLDVKIVQGGPGVNVPQLLASGAVQAGMGSNSFIALNMAQEGVPVKAVAAMMQKDPQVLIAHPDQGIETIGDLKGHPILLSDASVTAFWVWLKSKYGFTDDQIRKYTFNSAPFLADKRVAQQGYVTSEPYTLEKEAKLKAKVFLLADNGYPSYATMIMVPQSLIDSNPAAVKAFVEASAKGWHDYLYGDAKPADALIRKDNPEMSQDVLDQAREKMKSYGIVDGGEAKTAGIGTMSDARWAEFFKIASEQGVYPKTLDYKKAYTLQFVTPAVK, via the coding sequence ATGCACGCCCTTCGCACCCTCGCGTTCGCCGCCCTCGCGGTTCTCGCCGTCGCCTGCTCGCCGGCCAAGAAGGCCGAGGCGCCGGCCGCCGGCGCGCCCACAGTCATCAAGTTCGCCACCGACTGGCGCGCCCAGGCCGAGCATGGCGGGTTCTATGAGGCGGTCGCCAACGGCGAGTACGCCAAGCGCGGCCTGGATGTGAAGATCGTCCAGGGCGGCCCCGGCGTGAACGTGCCGCAACTGCTGGCCTCGGGCGCGGTCCAGGCCGGCATGGGCTCCAACAGCTTCATCGCGTTGAACATGGCTCAGGAGGGCGTGCCGGTGAAGGCCGTCGCCGCCATGATGCAGAAAGACCCGCAGGTGCTGATCGCCCACCCCGATCAGGGGATCGAGACCATCGGCGACCTGAAGGGCCACCCCATCCTGCTGTCGGACGCCTCGGTCACCGCCTTCTGGGTATGGCTGAAGTCGAAGTACGGCTTCACCGACGACCAGATCCGCAAATACACCTTCAACTCCGCGCCGTTCCTGGCCGACAAGCGCGTGGCCCAGCAGGGCTATGTGACCAGCGAGCCCTATACCCTGGAGAAGGAAGCCAAGCTGAAGGCCAAGGTCTTCCTGCTGGCCGACAACGGCTATCCCTCCTACGCCACCATGATCATGGTCCCCCAAAGCCTGATCGACTCAAATCCGGCGGCGGTGAAGGCCTTCGTCGAGGCCTCGGCCAAGGGCTGGCACGACTATCTCTACGGCGACGCCAAGCCCGCCGACGCCCTGATCCGCAAGGACAATCCGGAGATGAGCCAGGATGTGCTGGACCAGGCCCGCGAGAAGATGAAGTCCTACGGCATCGTCGACGGCGGCGAGGCCAAGACCGCCGGGATCGGCACGATGAGCGACGCCCGCTGGGCGGAGTTCTTCAAGATCGCCTCCGAGCAAGGGGTCTATCCCAAGACCCTGGACTACAAGAAGGCCTACACCCTGCAGTTCGTGACCCCGGCGGTTAAGTAA